A window of Magallana gigas chromosome 8, xbMagGiga1.1, whole genome shotgun sequence genomic DNA:
TCAATTTTCGCCCATGCAGCAGACAACAAATTTTTCACACTTATCGTAAAAGAACAAATGATTAAGATAAAGCTTATCATGAAGTTCTGTAAATTCGTGAAAAGaagcagatattttttttaaaactcccTCGCTATGAAAACACAATAAATTAGATGCGGGtagaaatgtaaaaattttatttatttattttttcattaaaaaatcaatgatttctACCATTTAAACTAGAGTATCATTTTGAAGTATAATCAGAGGACGTTTATATCTCAGAATTTTGGCTCATAATAAGAGTTATGCACATGTACAATACATTGAGTAATCCATCGATTACATTTCAAGAATATCAACTATCATTATCAAAAAGAATTCTCAAAACGCGATATTGTCTCAACTCTTCATGCCAAAacaactaattaaaaaaaagatttaaaacaatacattgAGCAATTCATGCATTGTCATTTATTAATATCATAGTAATAAAGTTATCACCTAAAATTGACTATATTGTCTCAGTACTTCATAACGTATTAACTTCATTTGAAAAAGACTTAAATATTCATCTAAAACGACTGTAAAACGTTTCCAGGATGTCGGACTTGACTTGTCTTAGAACATGGAAGGCATCTTTGAGTGTCTGGCAAGTGTACGGAACCATCTGTTCAATGTTCTTGTGTTCAAGGGTCACTGTATGAGCAGTAACTGACGGACGAATGTCTGTAGTCACCAACAGCCGTTTTATGTAGCATAAGACACTCCCCAGGTCTGTTGTCGGCAAGTCTCTGACTCTGGAATTGTTGTGATGTTGAACAATTGCGACATCAAGTGTCACTTTTGAAATTGTTTCATAAGATTCCAACAGGACTCCGGTCTGaaataaatgcaatattttatcAGGGTACTCCATAATATATCGCAAATGTAAGGCATGTTACGTTTATAATAAGGTTTCTTATGTTGTCTGGGTTGTTTTAGTATCCTTTCAAGCAACATGACGTGGTAGGGATTTTTCTCTCtccgagaaatatttctatgaaAATTCGATCATGTCGAGTAGATACAAACTCTATTTTGTGTCAAAATAACGACACATCacaatttagaaaaaagaaaagattcaACTTTACTCGATTATAGAACTCAAACTAAAGTATATTCTTCATATTTTGCATCGCAAACATTGAATTTCGAAAAGCGTTAACTTTTCGAAACGAAAGGGAATGATCTCATGGCAGCACTCTTGTTacgtttatttttcaaatggtACAAAAAATGGTACTCTTACCAACTCCGGATGGCGTCTGGGGGCTGCAGAGTGGTGGCGTTCTATGTTGGTACAAGGAGAAGGATGCGGGGATGCTATGGTCGAttgcttaaataaaaaaaaatggtataaataaaaaattatcaaaactttAAATGATTTGATCTTGCCCATACCATAATTCGTACTTACAAATAATTTGTATGCCCTCTGTAAACTTGTTATAACGTGGTTAAGTCGAACAATAAGATGGTGGATGTGACACTGAGGAAGAGTGGTTGTCATGGCAACACACGGACACGTGGTATCTACATCAAATTTCTCCATTTGGTTCCACAGCACTGATGTCGAAAAATGGTATCCAGATTTTGAGGAGCATTTTGTTGAAAACACTCCATTTAATGTCAAAAGTAGAATCAGAgctgaaaaaaagtaaaagtaagataaaataatatcaattaagaaatattacTTCCAGCAATTACCAGGCTTTTAAAATTAACTCAATTCACCATTAATAAGTAAGTTTTGGAGATAATTACCTAActgtttgaacattttgaaatactATGACAGGAGATACTGaggaaattgtttttataacagTTGGAGAGAAAAATTTCAAACGACAATCATGACTTCTGCCTATTATTAGTTCTTTCACTGACCTATGGTTTCCAGTTATTCCAAGATATGGTCAGAAAATCAACAAAAGGTTTTATCAACCACTAATTTTGaacaattaatttgatttgttaaatattcTATTTTACTGAACTATTTTAAGAAATCTAAAAATTTACGTAAATAATGTACAGGTTGGACTATTTTCGGTACCGTTCCTACTTCTAGTTTAGATATCCGGACGGAAACTTATAAATCTTTAGCTACACCAATTTATCTCTTGATCTTGAAAGGTTGTCGCGggttaaaactaattaaaaggGTTTGATCTGGGTCAGCACACTTCCTGTTGGGTTTTTATGTACATGACACACGAGAATGCACAGTGCCTCTGTGTACAGCATTTATTAAGAGTATTCATGCATTAGACCCCCATAGAGCATTTCCAGgtgaaaagaaaaatcatttctagtcatatctatttatttaaaatttgttttaggCCTGAactaaaagatttttttcttaaaatatttcatagattaataatgaaatatttttttatagataagTGCTATATATgctataaataattataaaaaattaagaaatcaaTAACTtagtttttcaagaaaaaaaacaatttatgaaaatccTCAGATGCATGCACATGCATTATATCGCGTATTTGAGAtcgttttcaaattttgttatatCTTTGAGCGTTGGTTTTGTAAAACTGAATAGAAGGCAGTGTTATTGGCTTGGTATATTCTGCTTTCTCTCAGATTTTTGCAAGGCAAGTAAACTTGCTATGATGTTATGATATCATAATACGTTAAAGCTTTCGTTGCCATTCTGTAGTGTAGTGTAGAGAGCTGATGCAAAATCACGAATGATAATGTTTCTTCTGAATAACATTTTTCTAATCTTATAAACACGATGAGGATTGTCCTTTGATATTCTGAAACACTTTTAACTTCCAGCTATAGgttatttatttgacaaaaatacCAATATGCTCGTTCAACCAATGTTATAGAATagttattttgatttgataaacaCCCAAATTTACTGAACATacataagaaaactaaaacctTTAACGAAAATAATGTAAAGTTGGACCATTTTCGATACGATTTCTGGCTACAGTAATTTCTACTTTATATATCGCAACTTACATGTCATAATATAATGTATAGATCTTTTGTAACACATGTATCTCTTGATCTTTAAAGTTTGTCATGTGTTGATTATATTTAAATGGATTTGATCTCGGTCAGGATACTTCCGACTGGGGAATTATGTACACGACACACAAGAATGCACTCACTGCTTGTGCACAATACCTCCAGTAAATAAGCAATAAATATTATTCCtggtttcttaaaaaaaaaaacaggaaaagaaaatatcaatctTTTCATACATTAAATTGTTTCAAAGTTTAGTTTACATTGACAAGTTCCAGTCGCAGTTTTGTAAGATTCTATCTTATCAACTGTTACAGTCTTAATTAAACAAAGAGTTTTTCTTGAATGTTTGTATTGATTACAACTGAAATACTTATCAATAGATTAGTTTTTAAAGCACATTAACACATATAGAGTGAAAAAAACTTCGTCTTTAAGCagaattattaaacatttttatatagcAGTCTTCGGGATGAAAAATGTTCAGACTTTACTTCTGTAAAACCATATGCTAAAGAATGGAACATTATAATATTTGATGCAATGCAATGCCACCGAAGTCAGTATTATCAGTCttgaaaacacatttttttttattttgctagaTATATACATGCGcagatccagaatttttttcctgGGGGCCCGATGGTTATTTGAGTTTAGTTATTTGAGTCTGCCTGGGGGCCAAGGCATATTTTGGgtaaattataatgaaatttaaagaaatttgaatttggcAGGAGGAGCATGGACCCCCTTGCCCAAAACGCCTCTCTAGATCCGTGCATAATAAatattatgcattataaatttttgaagCATTGGTTTGATATTATTTACCAAACTGGCAAGGCGATGTTAGAGATGAACAAATTATGAACAAGAAACGGGCTATACGGCAGTTTCTAACCAATAGctattatatataaagaaaaaattagatTTGGGCAGCACAGTTGTCGAGACATTGCTAACATGTTTGAAATAGGGTAGTGGTACTGAATatgttacattttcaacagatggctttttatctatatacactactagtatatttgtatcaaatatttGGATTAAAGCAAGTcagaaacataggtaatcacagattacaaagctcaccgagacgaggcatcacccctatgagaccacctttatcatattgtatgaaaatcatactttatgatcttggatatccatggattctgttttgacacaaaatcatatatcatctgttaaaaaattgtatgataatcatatgttcatatattaatcaatataataatatataattaaatattgcatcctatcatactaacaatatatatcaaataatacaataaaatactgcaaTAAACAAAgataatattgtaaatatgaaatgacattgtattgtgttaaactttattgtatttgatcacataatacaacattattatatataatacaatattgtattatatgatacaatatcatattacataatacatcataacattgaaacatatgatattatattgtataatatagtatgatatattgtattgtatgatattgtatattaattgatacataatatgatattgtattatatgatacaatataatttgatataacattgtatcatatcaaatgatacaatattatgtgataaagtaaaatattataaaatacaatatcatacatacatattgtatcatatgatacaataatatatcatataaaccaatatcatattatacaatatcgtatgatacgataatatataatattacaatatcatataatacagttTCGCgtgatataattgtaaattacagaaaccaatatcatattatacaatatcgtatgatacaatataatattggatcataatatacaatactatacaaaacaatatcatgatacaatatcataaaatatcaaaacaattgatacaatatcatatcgtatcatataactttttacaatataacatatgatattatattgtatcatattaaacaaaagtgtttcatatcatacaatactttatcataggaatcatgttatatcatttaacaacaaccccatctttctatcaagcaggtttaagtgaggtaggagatttctttagcatccttgataatggagatcaggctctgcatctgaagcaacctctgcgtttcatttataatatagttaaatcaactatgcaagctatcatctataaaacatgtgacctgttaaaaaaaatctaaacctcatccagcatccgaaacctttggctcagattcagcattcagacctgtcaggtgcatcagtatacataagttgcatctccatgcaagtttggtgaagttcagaccagtaataaccaagatatcatcatcagagggcactagcaaaaaaaactaaacctgctccagcatccgcaacctatggctctgattcaacatccatgcctgtcaggtgcatctgtatcataagacacaccatccattcaagtttggtgaagttaggacctgtaataactaagatatattttttagcatccttgataatggagatcaagctctgcatctgaagcttcctctgtgattcattcatattacagtttagtcaactatgcaagttgaaatagtactatcatctattaaacatgtgacctgttccaaaaaacttaaccatatccagcatctgaaacctatggctcagactcagcattcaagcctgtcaggtgcatcagtatcataagacgcaccatccattgaagtctggtgaagttaggacaagcaataactaagatataatcatcagagggcacctgtttcaaaaactttaaccagctctaaaaaccttaacctcctccagcatccgaaacctatggctcagattcagcattcaagcctgtctggtgcatcagtatcataagacgcaccatccatagcagtctggtgaagttaggaccagtagtaactcagatatcatcatcagagggcacctgcaacaaaaactttaaccagctctaaaaaccttaacctccttcagcatctgtaacctatagctcagattcagcacccaagcc
This region includes:
- the LOC105324015 gene encoding uncharacterized protein, producing the protein MEKFDVDTTCPCVAMTTTLPQCHIHHLIVRLNHVITSLQRAYKLFQSTIASPHPSPCTNIERHHSAAPRRHPELTGVLLESYETISKVTLDVAIVQHHNNSRVRDLPTTDLGSVLCYIKRLLVTTDIRPSVTAHTVTLEHKNIEQMVPYTCQTLKDAFHVLRQVKSDILETFYSRFR